The segment AGCCAGGATCACAATGGTATTCACATACAGCCCCATAATTATTACCATCAGATGAGCACATCAGATAGCCATGCATAGGCGGCTTTAGCTTTGGACATCGCCTCACTGAgaggaaaaaacatttcagtttaagACCTATATACCATTGTATAGTACAACGAAAGTGCAGCTGACTGGAAATAGAGAAGGGCGTTAAAACATTAagtcatattttaataatatcagttatagttaaagggatagttcacccgaaaatgaaaattctgtaatcatttacgcATGGCTTTATTTTTCTGTGGCATGCAAAAgattatatttgaaaaatgtctgtGCTTTTAGCCAATGTGATGAAAGTCAGCGGGCTCCAATATTTGTGTTCCACACAAGTCATAAGAGTCTGAAAGAACATAAAAGTGAGTAAATTATTAAGCAAAATTTTATACTAGCTTTACCTTCAACATGCACAGTAAATTTGCATGTGGCTGTGTTGTGAGCCTGGTCAGAGACTGTATATCGAATTAAATGTATTCCTTCAGGAAAGTCGGATCCAGACTCCGGGCCATTTCGCAAGACCCTGATAAAGGATGACAAAAATGCAGTTTGCAAGTTGCCTCTTTGACACAGAGGAAGTTGGATGGTTTTCATAAAATCTGATGCACATACTGTAGTATTTTGTCAGCGGTATCTTTAGCAACAGGACACTCCCATGAAACCATGGCAGTTACTTTTCCTGGTTCTGCCACCTTCACTCTGGACAAAGGACATTTCAGTTTGGGGGGGTCATGATCTGAAACAATGTAATTTTTCGTCATTGTTACAACATCTTCTTTGGCCTAAATGATGATATAACAGCATCTACAAACTATCAATGAATGACTACATTTCCAAATGTACCTGCACACGTCGGTTCTGTTCCGCTCCATGTTCCCTCTTCTTGGCACATCCGGTAGCGATCTCCCTCAATCTGGTAGCCTTCATAGCAGTTGTAGTCACACCTGGAGACCACAAAACCACGGGTGCAACTGTACATACCGTGGTCAATCAGAGGCAGCACATGGCAACGTATCCCTGAGATTCAGACATAATATAAACACATGGTTCAAGTAAGTATAGATTGTCAAGTTCTCTGCAGCAGCTGCCTAATAGTTAATAGCTAATAGCTAGTTTCTCTGACACAATTATTATGACACCTTTTAATTATACTTACTTCGACAGACAGCGGATCCAGACCAGCGGCGGTTAGGCATGCACTGCACAGATGATCGGCCCAGCCGTTTATATCCTCGATCACAGGAAAGCAAGCAGCATGTTCCAAGTGAGCCCCGGTGGTGCCCGCCTCGAGGAGAAGAACAGGACACTTCCCCATTGGACAGCTTAAGTACATGGCACCACTGCGGATCTGATGCCAACAaaattgggggtggggggggggattAAGTAACTGTAGCATTTCAAAATTAGTCATATTGTaaaatttgtttgtgttttttttttacgtttgtaGTCCAACTGAGGGGTATAATAAATCTCGTCCTCATGCCCAACTTCATTGGTGAAGTAAACAGTAAACCTGAAGCTTTCATCTCAAAAAAGTCTTCAAAAAGTCATCTTCCAAAAGACTGAGTCAAAATATTGGCCGGCACATCAAAGCAACAAATCAGCTGCATCATTAGTATCCTGTGGCCTCGGCAATAGAGAAAAAGATCCCCAACCAGCACAACCACAatcattttttcctctcacacGGTTTTCCGGTTA is part of the Carassius carassius chromosome 33, fCarCar2.1, whole genome shotgun sequence genome and harbors:
- the LOC132113685 gene encoding sushi repeat-containing protein SRPX2-like yields the protein MPNRRWSGSAVCRRIRCHVLPLIDHGMYSCTRGFVVSRCDYNCYEGYQIEGDRYRMCQEEGTWSGTEPTCADHDPPKLKCPLSRVKVAEPGKVTAMVSWECPVAKDTADKILQVLRNGPESGSDFPEGIHLIRYTVSDQAHNTATCKFTVHVEVRRCPKLKPPMHGYLMCSSDGNNYGAVCEYHCDPGFERTGFATRVCQLNRNWSDEAAQCIFMDIKTDVRSAGALLDQFYEKRRLLVVSTPDITNQKHRLQNIMLQKAECGLDLRHVTVIEILGTPPHAIGRIKRQQLEPEVIEGLRQALHISTSYFTMVLLDEYGVDRERFVNPTTSDELYSYLEEYLLTEELERLAMNRDFCD